A stretch of Myxocyprinus asiaticus isolate MX2 ecotype Aquarium Trade chromosome 42, UBuf_Myxa_2, whole genome shotgun sequence DNA encodes these proteins:
- the LOC127432586 gene encoding scavenger receptor class B member 1-like isoform X1: MAVPKSKLAIGLLVLGSLGVLFGTVLVFVGPIIIDDQIVKNVKINPKNDLSYSMWKDIPVPFFMSVYFYHVVNPEEILNGEKPMVEQRGPYVYSENRWKDNITFHDNNTVSYQEYRQYFFEESMSVGDESDVVTIPNMLVLGAAVMMEDKPYPIRVLVSTTFKTFNEGPFLTKPVGELMWGYESKLVDFLNKYLPGMLPSSGKFGLFAEFNNSNSGQFTVFTGQDDIRKVHMVDYWNGLKNLSYWNSDQCNMINGTAGQMWPPFMTTESTLPFYSPDACRSMELVYQRSGVSRGIPVYRYVAPKTLFANGKDYPPNEGFCPCRQSGLLNVSTCRHNSPVFISHPHFYNADPVLLDTVNGLSPNEEEHGLFIDVHPETGVPINVSIRLQLNLLMKNVSGISETGKITEVVMPMIWFEESGYIDGPVLNTFRTNLVVLPMVMEYMQYIFIGLGLATILGAVVLFLSDKIKSKMGGQCCTDVDPVSSTSEKASLLQNTKN; this comes from the exons ATGGCTGTGCCTAAATCTAAATTAGCGATAGGGCTTTTAGTTCTGGGAAGCTTGGGAGTGCTGTTCGGGACTGTCCTGGTGTTTGTCGGACCTATTATAATAGACGATCAAATAGTCAAG AATGTCAAGATTAATCCGAAGAACGACCTCTCCTACTCTATGTGGAAGGACATCCCGGTCCCCTTTTTCATGTCTGTATATTTCTATCATGTTGTCAACCCTGAAGAAATCCTAAACGGAGAGAAGCCCATGGTTGAACAGAGAGGGCCGTATGTTTACAG TGAAAACCGCTGGAAGGACAATATCACATTCCACGACAACAACACAGTGTCATATCAAGAGTATCGGCAATATTTCTTTGAGGAGAGCATGTCTGTGGGTGACGAATCCGATGTGGTCACTATTCCAAACATGCTAGTACTG GGTGCAGCAGTCATGATGGAGGATAAGCCATATCCTATACGAGTATTGGTCAGCACCACCTTCAAGACCTTTAATGAGGGTCCTTTCTTGACTAAACCAGTGGGAGAACTCATGTGGGGCTACGAGAGCAAATTGGTGGACTTCCTGAACAAATATCTCCCTGGAATGTTGCCGTCCAGTGGGAAATTTGGCCTGTTTGCTGAA TTTAACAACTCCAATTCTGGACAATTCACTGTCTTCACTGGCCAAGATGACATCAGGAAAGTTCATATGGTGGATTACTGGAATGGCCTGAAAAAC TTGAGTTACTGGAACTCTGACCAGTGTAACATGATCAATGGTACAGCGGGCCAAATGTGGCCTCCGTTCATGACAACGGAGTCCACGCTTCCCTTCTACAGCCCTGATGCCTGCAG GTCCATGGAGTTGGTGTACCAAAGGTCAGGTGTATCGCGTGGGATTCCTGTATACCGTTACGTGGCCCCAAAGACTCTCTTTGCCAACGGCAAAGATTATCCCCCCAATGAGGGCTTTTGTCCATGCAGACAGTCAGGCCTTCTCAACGTCAGCACCTGCAGACACA ATTCCCCTGTGTTCATCTCCCATCCTCATTTCTACAATGCTGATCCAGTTCTTTTGGACACTGTGAATGGACTGAGCCCTAATGAGGAGGAACATGGGCTTTTCATTGATGTCCACCCG GAGACTGGAGTGCCGATTAACGTGTCCATTCGACTGCAGCTCAACCTGCTCATGAAGAATGTATCCGGCATCTC AGAGACCGGAAAGATAACAGAGGTGGTGATGCCCATGATCTGGTTTGAAGAG AGCGGATACATTGATGGTCCTGTCTTGAACACTTTCCGCACCAATCTGGTGGTGTTGCCCATGGTAATGGAGTACATGCAGTATATTTTCATTGGACTTGGGCTTGCAACCATTTTGGGAGCTGTGGTGTTATTCCTCAGTGACAAG ATAAAAAGTAAGATGGGTGGCCAGTGTTGCACAGATGTGGATCCAGTCAGCTCAACCAGTGAAAAGGCCTCATTGCTTCAGAACACCAAGAACTAA
- the LOC127432586 gene encoding scavenger receptor class B member 1-like isoform X2, translating into MAVPKSKLAIGLLVLGSLGVLFGTVLVFVGPIIIDDQIVKNVKINPKNDLSYSMWKDIPVPFFMSVYFYHVVNPEEILNGEKPMVEQRGPYVYSENRWKDNITFHDNNTVSYQEYRQYFFEESMSVGDESDVVTIPNMLVLGAAVMMEDKPYPIRVLVSTTFKTFNEGPFLTKPVGELMWGYESKLVDFLNKYLPGMLPSSGKFGLFAEFNNSNSGQFTVFTGQDDIRKVHMVDYWNGLKNLSYWNSDQCNMINGTAGQMWPPFMTTESTLPFYSPDACRSMELVYQRSGVSRGIPVYRYVAPKTLFANGKDYPPNEGFCPCRQSGLLNVSTCRHNSPVFISHPHFYNADPVLLDTVNGLSPNEEEHGLFIDVHPETGVPINVSIRLQLNLLMKNVSGISETGKITEVVMPMIWFEESGYIDGPVLNTFRTNLVVLPMVMEYMQYIFIGLGLATILGAVVLFLSDKESIKDTKLDPSTNKMQAEKYFTNDTDKK; encoded by the exons ATGGCTGTGCCTAAATCTAAATTAGCGATAGGGCTTTTAGTTCTGGGAAGCTTGGGAGTGCTGTTCGGGACTGTCCTGGTGTTTGTCGGACCTATTATAATAGACGATCAAATAGTCAAG AATGTCAAGATTAATCCGAAGAACGACCTCTCCTACTCTATGTGGAAGGACATCCCGGTCCCCTTTTTCATGTCTGTATATTTCTATCATGTTGTCAACCCTGAAGAAATCCTAAACGGAGAGAAGCCCATGGTTGAACAGAGAGGGCCGTATGTTTACAG TGAAAACCGCTGGAAGGACAATATCACATTCCACGACAACAACACAGTGTCATATCAAGAGTATCGGCAATATTTCTTTGAGGAGAGCATGTCTGTGGGTGACGAATCCGATGTGGTCACTATTCCAAACATGCTAGTACTG GGTGCAGCAGTCATGATGGAGGATAAGCCATATCCTATACGAGTATTGGTCAGCACCACCTTCAAGACCTTTAATGAGGGTCCTTTCTTGACTAAACCAGTGGGAGAACTCATGTGGGGCTACGAGAGCAAATTGGTGGACTTCCTGAACAAATATCTCCCTGGAATGTTGCCGTCCAGTGGGAAATTTGGCCTGTTTGCTGAA TTTAACAACTCCAATTCTGGACAATTCACTGTCTTCACTGGCCAAGATGACATCAGGAAAGTTCATATGGTGGATTACTGGAATGGCCTGAAAAAC TTGAGTTACTGGAACTCTGACCAGTGTAACATGATCAATGGTACAGCGGGCCAAATGTGGCCTCCGTTCATGACAACGGAGTCCACGCTTCCCTTCTACAGCCCTGATGCCTGCAG GTCCATGGAGTTGGTGTACCAAAGGTCAGGTGTATCGCGTGGGATTCCTGTATACCGTTACGTGGCCCCAAAGACTCTCTTTGCCAACGGCAAAGATTATCCCCCCAATGAGGGCTTTTGTCCATGCAGACAGTCAGGCCTTCTCAACGTCAGCACCTGCAGACACA ATTCCCCTGTGTTCATCTCCCATCCTCATTTCTACAATGCTGATCCAGTTCTTTTGGACACTGTGAATGGACTGAGCCCTAATGAGGAGGAACATGGGCTTTTCATTGATGTCCACCCG GAGACTGGAGTGCCGATTAACGTGTCCATTCGACTGCAGCTCAACCTGCTCATGAAGAATGTATCCGGCATCTC AGAGACCGGAAAGATAACAGAGGTGGTGATGCCCATGATCTGGTTTGAAGAG AGCGGATACATTGATGGTCCTGTCTTGAACACTTTCCGCACCAATCTGGTGGTGTTGCCCATGGTAATGGAGTACATGCAGTATATTTTCATTGGACTTGGGCTTGCAACCATTTTGGGAGCTGTGGTGTTATTCCTCAGTGACAAG GAAAGCATAAAAGATACAAAACTTGACCCGAGTACCAATAAGATGCAGGCTGAAAAGTATTTCACAAATGATACAG ATAAAAAGTAA